From Chryseotalea sp. WA131a:
TGCTTAACTCCATTCTGCAAAGCGATGGCTTCTTCAATGGACTTATATTTTAGTAAGTACAAAATCGGGGCAAATGTTTCTTGCTGCACAATTTCAAAATGATTTTTCACTTCAGCCACCGCTGGCTTTACATAGCAGCCCGATTGAAAACCTTTGCCTTTTAACACGCCACCACTCACTACCATCTTTCCACCCTCTTGCCTAACTTTTCTCAGCGCATTACTGTATGCTTTCACGGCAAGTTTATCAATCAAAGGCCCTACGTGGTTAGTTTGGTCAAGTGGATTGCCGATGTTTAAATTACTATATGCTTTTTTCAATCTGCTCTTCACTTCTTCATACACACTTTCGTGGATGATGAGCCTGCGCGTGGTGGTGCACCGTTGACCGGCTGTACCTACTGCACCAAATAAGGCACCACGAATGGCCATATCTAAATTTGCATTTTCAGAAATGATAATGGCGTTGTTACCTCCAAGCTCTAGTAATGCTCTGCCCAATCGTTCGCTTACCGTTTTGCCCACGGCCTTGCCCATGCGCACCGATCCTGTAGCCGACACCAAAGGAACATTTTCGTTCTCGCACATCAATTGGCCAACTCTATAATCTCCATTCACGATGCACGAAACACCTTCGGGCACATTATTCTTGGCAAAAACTTTCATCACAATATTTTGGCAAGCAATGCTGCACAACGGTGTTTTTTCCGAAGGCTTCCATATACACACATCACCACACACCCACGCGAGCATTGAGTTCCAACTCCAGACCGCCACGGGAAAATTGAAAGCAGAAATAATCCCCACTACCCCTAGCGGATGATATTGCTCATACATGCGATGGGACGGCCGTTCGGAATGCATAGTCATTCCATTCAATTGTCTAGACAACCCCACTGCAAAATCGCAGATATCTATCATCTCTTGCACCTCGCCAAGCCCTTCTTGGTACGATTTGCCCATTTCGTAACTCACCAACTTACCCAATGGCTCTTTATACTTGCGCAACGCCTCCCCAATTTGGCGCACAACCTCACCGCGCTTTGGCGCAGGCAATAAGCGCCATTCCAAAAATGCTCTTTGCGCTTGGTCAATTACTTTTGTGAATGCCTTCTCATCAGTGCTTTGCACTCGACCAATCACTTTTCCGTCTGCAGGCGAATAGCTGGTGATGGATTTGCCCGTAGACCGCAACCATTTTTTTCCAGTTGAAGTGCCCATGTTGCTGCTTTTGATGCCGAGGGTTTTGAGTGCCTCTTTAATTCCGAAGTTTTGCATAAGTATAAGTTAGAAAAGTGGTGCAAAGCTAGTGAAATTGTCACAAGCATATTGTGGCTTTTTCGCAAATCATGCATTCCAAAAGAAAATTAAAAAATGATACCTGTTTTTAAACTTAACCATGCTGTTTTTGATTCCAATGTATGCACATGCGCAAACCACGAGAAAATGTTGTGACAGAGGAACATAGAGACGATTCGAATCCGATTCAACCGTTTATGTTTCCATCATTGCTGATAAATCTCCTTACCCGAAAAATGGATTCTCAGCTTACTACAACTGGATATCAAATAATCTGAATAAAGACTTCAAGTCAGAAAAAGGCACTAAGAAGAAAAGAGTATTTGTGAATTTTATTGTTCACGAAAATGGAACAATAAATGGTTTCTCCGTAATTGAAGGCATTGCAAACAGAGAGAATGAGGAAGCACTCAGGCTAGTGAGAGAAAATCCAGAACCTTGGGTAGCAGGCGAATGCTGTGGAAAAAAAGTAAAATGTATGAATATGGTGGTAGTCTATTTCTAAAGAGCAGAAATCAGATCACGATCTTGCTTGCGCGATTTCACTCTATCTCCACTCCAAACACTCCCATCTCACCACTTTCAAAAATGCCTTCCACTAATACGCCTCCCTTTTTCATTTCCATGATGCGATTAAAATCAGATACATTATCAACTGGAATTTTATCGATATGGGTAATGATGAAATTTTCTTTCAGTCCAGATTTTTTCCAATGGCTTTCCGTCAAACTTTTTACGCGCACTGCTCCATCCAAACTTAGCTTATTCAATTCTCCATACGATAAATCTTCTACCTCAAGACCCGAAACAATCGGGTAATCCATTTTTTTCAATTCGTTGGTGCCATCCAATTTTCTTAGCACCGCCTTTACTTGATGATCTTTACCAGACCTTCGATACGTAACATGAATTACCTGACCCGGCCGATTACGCGCCACCCATTCTTGCATTTCAGAAACGCCCGAAACATGATGTTGATTAATCTCTGTAATTACATCGCCTGTTTCAATACCGGCTTGCTCGGCTGCGCTGCCTTTGTTAACCGAGCGGATGAACACACCCTGCACGACATCCAGTTTTTCTTCGTCTGCCAACGCGGCTGTTACATCTGCAATTTGTACACCCAACAGCCCTCGCTGCACTTCGCCATACTCCAGCAAATCGTCCATGATCTTTTTTACCAAGCTAACGGGTATCGCAAATGAATAACCAGAATAACTTCCGGTTGCTGTGGCAATGGCAGAATTAATACCGATCAGCTCACCTTCTAAATTAACCAATGCACCACCACTGTTGCCCGGATTGACGGCAGCATCCGTCTGAATGAAAGACTCTATTTGGAGGTTATTTTTATCACGCAAGATTCCGATGTTTCTTGCGCGCGCACTTACAATACCTGCGGTTACAGTAGAATTGAGATCGAACGGATTGCCGATGGCCAACACCCATTCGCCCATGGTTACGTTATCTGAATTGCCATACTTTACAAAAGGCAAATTTTTCGCCTTTACCTTTATCAATGCCAAATCGGTGCTGGGATCTCTACCTATTACTTTGGCAAAAAATCGTTGGTTGTTATTCATTACCACTTCAATGGAAGTGGCATCTTCTATTACGTGATGGTTAGTAACAATGTATCCGTCATCAGAAATTACCACACCCGATCCAGAGGATTGTGCATGTGGATTTAAATAATTATCCAGCGCATTCAAACTAAAATTGCCCAAGCCATACACGGTGCGAATATGCACGACAGCAGGCGTAACCATTTTTGCTGCTGCTTCAAAATTTAAACCTGACGGAATGCGGAACGAAGTGTCTCTTAAAAAATTGGCAGTCTGTAGGTTTTGTCTTTCCTCAATCGAATGATAGCTCGGTCGGTCAGCAAAGTATTTTAAGGTAAGCAACGTGCCAAACATAGCGCCAATCAACGCAGACACAATTACCAATGCAAACAATAGCCAACGCTTCATTTTGTTTCAGTTGAGGATGTAAGGTAGGAAAAAAGAAGATAGAAGCTCGGGATTTGATGTCTGAGGATGGATGCCCGAAGTTCGAGTTCAGAATAGATTCTTTCTATTGATATGCTGAAAAGTTCAAAAACAAAAAGCGCCCCGGCTTTCACCGAGACGCTTACCCACACACCTAAACCAAATTTTAAAATTTCTTAGCTTACTTTGATCGTTTGCTTCAAGGCTTTCTTTTCATCTTTTGGCAATGTCAATTCCAAAATGCCGTTGGTGTATTTCGCTTGTGTCTTATCGGCATTCACATTTTCGGGCAACGAGAACGATCGGCTGAATGAACCATAGTTGGTTTCAATCGAGTGGAAGTTTTTGTCTTTTTTCTCGTTGGAGAACTTACGCTCACCACTTACAGTCAAATAATTGTCTTTGATTTCAATGCTGAAATCATCTTTGTTCAGTCCTGGCACGGCAAAGTGAATTTCAAAAGCGTTTTCATTTTCGATGATGTCCACTTTGGGTACAAACTGGCTACCTCCAGAACGTGCAACAGATTCATTGAAGAATCGGTCTACTAAATTGCTGAATGTGGTTGGCACAAAGTCAGCGGGGTTATAACGAATGATGCTCATAGAATTGGTTGTTTATTGATTGAACATGTTTTTTAAAATTACGATTAACACCTTAGGAAAAAATGTGCCGATTCAGTTTAGGGGTAATTTTAAGACATAATGACTGAATTATTGTAAGAAATGGCAAAAAATAAGACTTTTTGTCTTTTTTAAAGCTATTCAGCAGGTCAGAAGTGAAAAGTATCCCGCGTCATGTGTTACCAACAGATTGGTGCGGGGCTGTAGTTTTTGCAGTTGCACTATCTCTTGGTGGATTTCGCTGTGGGTAATTGAATCGAGTGCGCCAAAAGGTTCATCCATTAACGACAGCGTTGGATTTAATACAAAGCACGACAAATGGCCACACGCTGCTGGAAACAAACCACTGCCTTGCACCATAAAATCACAACGCAACCGAACCGTTTGAATGGCTTGGTAGTTCAATCGTTGGCCAAAGACTTGCACTTCTCCTGGTGTAGGTCTCTCTAATCCAATGATCGGCTGGAGCAAGTTGCTTTTGCCGCTACCGCTTTTACCAACGATGGCGGTTGTTTTGTTTTCCGTCACTTCAATGTAGCATACACGAATAGTTAACTGATTACCATATTGCAAACTTGTATTTCGAAAAGAAACGATTGGCACAAAATTTTATTTTCGTATTTATTTCAGGCTAATTCAGTACAATCGCAAGAGCCAACCATACAAAAGTTTTTTTGTTGGTGATTAAAATAAAACTACTTTTCGCTCGAAAATCGAATTCACCAAAAATTGAATTATTCTAACCAGTTTATTGTCGGCCATGGTGCTGGCCTTTTTGTTGGGCATTGTAGCGGCCCGGCTCAAAAGGGATTTAAAATTCCCAGAAGGTTTATTCACATCGTTCACCATTTATTTACCAGTAGCTATTGGCATGAAGGGTGGCTGCAAACTTTCACTCGCTTCGTTTGACGAAGTCATTTACCCAGCCATTGCTGCAGTGTAGTTGTGTTGCGTGATTCCTCTATGGACTTATGAAGAAAAATGTTTGAAAATTATTCAACACTTGAAAGGAAAGTATTTAGAAAAGTATGAGATGATTACATCCTTCCATCTGGTAACGGTGTTACGGATGCAACATTTTTATTGATTGGAACTTATTTCTAATTGAATTTTGAACGCGGTTGAATTTAGTCATTCTTTGCCTTCGTTCACGGCAAACACAAATTCATTAAAACAAAAAAAAACCATCACTTTTACTGATGGCTTTAGTTTTCTGTAGTCCGTACGGGAATCGAACCCGTGTTACCAGAATGAAAATCTGGTGTCCTAACCCCTAGACGAACGGACCGTCTTTCTGTAAAGAGGGCGCAAAGATAGATTCCTGAATTTGATTTGCAAACCGTAGCGGTAAAAAAGTTGGCTAACCTTTACACTTTTCGTTGGTTTTGGCCTTTGAGAACCATATTTTTGACTTCTTAAAATCTAAAACTCAATCGCATGACAAAAGTAGGTATAAACGGTTTTGGGCGCATCGGCCGCCTAGCCTTTCGCGCTGCCATCCATCGCAAAGACATCGAGATTGTGGGCATCAATGATTTGGTTGATCCCGACTATATGGCCTATATGCTGAAGTATGACTCCACTCACGGCAAATTTGAAGGAACGGTAGAAGTAAAAGACAAGCATTTAGTGGTGAATGGAAAAACCATTCGTGTAACCGCAGAAAAGGATCCTGCAAATCTTAAGTGGAATGAAGTAGGTGCAGAAATCATTATCGAATCCACCGGATTGTTTTTGACTATTGCCGATTGCCAAAAGCATATTACTGCTGGCGCAAAGAAAGTAGTCATGTCGGCTCCTGCCAAAGATGACACCCCCACTTTTGTAATGGGTGTAAACCATAAAAAATTAACATCCGCCCACACCATTGTCTCAAACGCATCGTGTACAACCAATTGCTTGGCACCTATCGCCAAAGTATTGAACGATAAGTTTGGTATTGTAGAAGGTTTGATGAGTACGGTGCATGCTGTTACTGCTACCCAAAAAACAGTGGACGGCCCATCGGCCAAAGATTGGAGAGGTGGCCGTGGAGGTTTCTCTAATATTATTCCATCCTCAACGGGTGCTGCCAAAGCGGTTGGCTTGGTATTACCTGAATTGAAAGGAAAATTAACGGGCATGTCGTTCCGAGTACCAGTAGCAGATGTATCGGTAGTCGACTTAACTGTTCGTTTGGAAAAAGCAGCAACCTACGAACAAGTGAAGGCTGCCATGAAAGAAGCCAGTGAAGGCGAACTGAAAGGCATTTTAGGCTACACCGAAGACGATGTAGTATCGCAAGATTTCTTGGGCGATGAGCGTACCTCTATCTTCGATGCGAAAGCAGGCATTGCACTGAACGACCATTTTGTGAAAGTAGTAAGCTGGTATGATAATGAGTGGGGCTATTCCAACAAACTTATCGACTTGGTTTCTGAATTAGCTAAAGTGTAGCTCTTTTTTTGTAAAAGCAGTAAAAGCCATCTGTTAGTAGCAGGTGGCTTTTTTATTTGGCGTGCCCTTGCTTCTACCCCAAGATTGCACGCTTGGGTCGCCTGTCCGATAGGCAGGGCTGTTTGCTAGCATATCTCAAAAAAAAATCTTTATAATAGCTATGTCCCTAGATAGCCCCAACTTAAAATAGCCTTTGCCTTGTGGCTGTGGCCAACCTCCACCCGCTATGCCCGCGGTGGAAATAAAACCAAAATCAAACTAACACCGCCACTTTTCCAGCAATTTATTTTCATATCTAAACAGTTTATTAAACACTTCTAAAATGATCCATTATGGTTTGCTTTTCCCCAATCTTTAGGCTCAAAAATGCGAGTGGCCCTTTATTCACAAGTACTCCATTGCTGTCTTTGATTAGCAATTTACCTGTGGCCAATACGTTGATCGCTTCCTGCCGAACGACCGCATCGCGCACATCTACCCCAATACATGATATGCAAAAAACCAGTGGAAACATTAAAGCCTTCTTCATATTCAATAGTTTTGCCAAAAATCATTAAAAAAAATCCAAACCGCAGTCGGCTGCCCGACAACTCTGGCTAATGTTCACTGAAAAAAGTCTCTTGCAAGAATGAGCGTTTTACGCTGAACTTGCGTACTTTGGTAACCGCATGGAAAATCTACAGTTAATCAAAAAAAGCTATTTCAATTTGCTGGCCATTTTCTTTGAACGCGAAAACATTACTGGCCATCATGTTCGTTGCTTGTTTAAGTGGGGCAGCCACTTAGGCATTAGCAGCCACGATATAGAGAATATTGGTAAAAACCTGACGCAGCAAAAATTTGAGGAACCTGCCGATGAAATTGAAAAACTAGAGTGGGTGTACCATTTGGTACAAATGATTTATCTGGATCATGTGGTGGAAGACGAAGAGTTGGAGGTGGCTACCATTTTTGCTGAACGGTTAGGGTTTCAAAAATCATTGGTCGCAGACCTTTTCAAATCTATTGCCACTGCAGAATTCGACAAACGCCCCGCTGCCGATGTAAGAAAAGAAGTAATGGATTTGTTAAAAGTCCAAAAAAGTTAATCTGACCCATCAAAATTATTTTTGATGAGAGGCCATCACTAGCCTTTTTAGTGCATATCTGAGTGTTTGCAGTTTACTTTACGGATGTACCGTTTGCTTTATTTATGATCAAATAATGCGCTTGAACTGTCGCATTTTTAGATCACTAAAAACAACCATAATGGAAGCTCAAAAGGGATTGGCGAACATCAAAGCAACCATAAATTTAAAAAGTAGGTTAAAGCAAATAGTAATATTGTTCATCATGATTCTTTTTGTCATGACGATTTCACAATCACTTCACGCATAAAACTTCCATCAATCAAAAAGCAAGCATTTTAAAGGCAAATACAAATTACAAATCAAACCGTGATAGCCATCGCGGGATAACAAAAAGGAATCCAAGAAAGACATTAAAGATAGGGTGTTTGGTAAAGTCTCGGCATGTAACGTGCCGGGGCTTTCTTTTTTTTAGCAAACCTTTTTACTTTTTGTACCTTCACGGGAATGACTTCGGAACAAATCTTCCTTCAATACCTCGCACCCACTTCGCCTCATCCGTTTTTGATCGAGGTAGAAAAAGCAGAAGGCGTTTATCTCTATAGCCCCAACGGAAAAAAATACATCGATATGATTTCAGGCATTGCCGTGAGCAACGTGGGCCATCGGCATCCAACCGTAATTCAGGCCATCAAAACACAGTTAGACAAGCACCTGCACGTGATGGTGTATGGCGAATATATTCAATCCGCTTCCAATCAGTTGGCCACGAAACTTGCAAGCCTCCTCCCGCCATCACTCTCTTGCAGTTATTTTGTTAACTCAGGAACCGAAGCCAACGAGGCGGCACTCAAACTGGCGAAGCGAATCACCGGCCGAACCGAAATCATCTCCTGCAAAAAATCATATCACGGAAGTACGCACGGCTCACTCAGTGTTTCCGGCAATGAGAAAAAAAAGCAAGCTTTTCTGCCGTTGTTGCCGGATGTGCGATTCATTGAATTTAACAACGAAGGCGAACTGGAGCAAATCACAACGCGCACAGCCTGTGTGATCATGGAAACCATTCAAGGCGATGCGGGCGTGCGAGTGCCCACTAAAAAATATTTGCAAGCCGTTCGTCAGCGCTGCACCGAAGTGGGTGCCATTTTGATTTTCGATGAAATACAATGTGGCGTGGGGCGCACGGGCAAGTTATTCGCTTTCGAGCATTTTGGTGTGGCTCCTGATATCCTCACCATCGCAAAAGCTTTTGGTGGCGGCTTGCCCATCGGGGCGTTTATTTCCAGTTATGAAAATATGCAGTTGCTTACACACAACCCCATGCTGGGCCACATCACTACATTTGGTGGCAATCCGGTTTGCTGTGCTTCTGCATTGGCAACATTGCAAGTGATAGAAGAGGAGAATTTATTGATGGACGTTGAACTCAAGGGAAAATTGATTGAAGAATTGCTCCGTCATCCAAAAATAAAAGAAGTAAGGCGCATCGGATTGATGTTTGCATTTGATTTTGATACGGAGGAACGCGTGAACAATATCGTGCAATACTGCAAAGAGCATGGCGTGATTTGCTATTGGTTTCTTTCGCACCCCAATAGTTTTCGCATTGCCCCTCCACTCACCATCACGAAAGAAGAAATTAAACTGGCCTGTGCAGTGATAAAAGAAGCAATTGAAAAAAGTTAATCAAACCAAACTTCCCAAGTCCTAAGCCCCAATTCCCAAATATGAAAACAACCCGAAGGAAATTTATCAAACTTGGTGCAGCGGCTGCCTCGTTGCCAATTGCATCTGCCTTTGCGAAAAGCAAAATGGTTACAAAGCCCGTTGTCATTTCAACCTGGAACTTCGGGCTGCAAGCAAATGAAGCTGCGTGGGCGATTCTCTCGAAAGGTGGCAAAGCATTAGATGCAGTAGAAGCTGGTGCGCGCGTGCCTGAAGGCGACCCGAAAGAAACTTCAGTTGGGTTAGGCGGATTGCCCGACCGTGAAGGGCATGTTACGCTGGATGCGTGCATCATGGATGAAAATGGAAACATCGGCTCGGTGGCATTTTTGGAACACATCGTTCATCCCGTGTCGGTGGCAAGGAAGGTGATGGAAAAAACGCCACACGTCATGTTGGTGGGCGAAGGGGCTCTTCAATTTGCGTTGGCCAATGGATTTAAAAAAGAAAAATTGCTAACAAAAGAATCAGAACAAGCGTGGAAAGAATGGCTGAAAGAAAAAAAATACAAGCCCATTGCCAACATCGAAAATCATGATACGATTGGGATTTTAGCGTTGGATACAAACGGAAATCTTTCGGGAGCATGCACCACCAGTGGCATGGCATACAAAATGCGCGGCCGCGTGGGCGATTCGCCCATTATTGGTGCTGGCTTGTATGTGGACAATGAAATTGGAGCCGCTACTTCCACTGGTGTGGGCGAAGAAGTAATAAGGATTGTAGGCTGCCATTTAGTGGTAGAGTTGATGCGCCAAGGCAATTCACCCGAAGTAGCTTGCAAACTTGCCGTAGAACGGATCATCCAAAAAAACCCAGACAAAGCTAAAACCATACAGGTAGGGTTTTTGGCATTGAACAAGAATGGCGAATACGGAGCCTACTGTCTGCAAAAAGGTTTTACGTTTGCCGTCTACCAGCCAACTGGAAATACACTTACTGAATCTAAAAGTATTTTTTAAATTTGAGATATGAAATCTATATTAATAAATACGAAAAGCAAAAAAGAGCTTGATTTCGTTTCGGAGCTTCTAACCAAACTAAAAATATCCTCGAGAACACTCAATTTCGAAGACATTGAAGATATAGGGATGGGCGAGTTAATGAAAGAAGCCGATCGAACCAAAACTATCTCGAGGGATGTCATTATGAAAAAATTGACCAAGTGAGAGTTGAGTTCTTATCTAAATTCAATGATGACTTAGATAGTATTTCCCAATTATCTGTAAAAATTGCAATCAAAAAGGTAATTGAGTCGATTGAAGCATCAGAATCTATTCGTCAGATTCAAAATGCTAAAAAGTTAGTTGGCTATAAAAACGCGTATCGAGTTAGAGTGGGCAACTATCGGATTGGTTTTTACCTTGAAAATAATCTAGTTCAATTGGCAAGGGTTAAAAACAGAAAAGATATTTACAAGTTATTTCCATAGATGCTTCTAGAAGTTGTTGTTTACAACATTGAATCAGCCTTGCGCGCGCAGCAAGGTGGGGCCGACCGCATTGAATTATGCGACAACCCAGCCGAAGGTGGAACCACTCCTTCGTATGGAATCATTGAAGCCGTGCGGCAAAACATCAGTATGGATGTGTACGTGATGATGCGCCCGCGTGGCGGAGACTTCCTGTATTCCAACTACGAATTCCACAGCATGAAGCGGGACATCTATCAATGCCAGAAACTGAGCGTTGATGGAATTGTATTGGGCATCTTAACACCCGAAGGCCGCATCGACAAAAAGAGATGCAAAGAACTGATCGACATTGCACGACCATTGAAAGTAACTTGTCATCGTGCGTTTGATATGGCGCGCGACCCGTTTGAAGCATTGGAAGATTGCATTGAAATAGGCTTTCATAGAATACTAACTTCGGGTCGGCAGCCACAGGCATTGGCCGGGGCAGAGTTGATTGGCGAATTAATCAACAAAGCAAACGGACGAATTGCCATCATGCCTGGATCAGGCGTAAATGAAAACACCGTTCAAGAAATCGTTCGAAAGACAAATTGCAAAGAAATCCATTTTTCAGCCACCGCTTTCCGCGAAGGCGGAATGATTTACAAAAACGAATCGATAGCGGGCATGGGTTCGGATGAAGGGAGTGAATACAAATTGAGGACGGTGGATGTGGAACGAGTGAAGAGGATGAGGGAGTTGGCTAGTTTATCAAAATAGCTTCTCCAGAAGTGTTGTCATAAATTTGTATCCGGAGTTCCCGATTTATTTCGAGTAAATCTTTCATCAACTTCTCTTTATCTGAACGAGAGATGAACGCAATCTTTTCACCCGATCTTAGTTTCAAGAAAGAATCAAAAACAAATTCATTATGATTTTTGTCAAAAATTGGCGGCCTCCACCTCCATATTCCCGCAATCGCAGGACTAATCCTCATCGATACGCGGCACCTCAATTTTAATTTCAACCCCAGCGTCAATCAGATAGCGAGAAATGCCTCGCTTTTTTATTTTACGCTCTAAAGCCAATGCCTCCGTTCTAGTAGCAATATTTAATGTCCATATCTTTATCCATGGCGAGCCGTTTTTTGTGGACTTAACCATGCCTGCATTATGCCTTGAGATGCGCAGTTCAAAATCATCTGTTTGACCACAGTAAAATTTTTGAGTGGATTTGCTAAATAGAACGTAAACAGTAAACGCCATATAACGACAAAGCCTCACTTAACTTGTGAGGCTTTGTCGAGGTGAGAGGATTCGAACCTCCGGCCTCCACGTCCCTAACGTGATGCGCTAACCGGGCTGCGCTACACCTCGATTTATTCTTCGTGATGCGCTAATCCCGCTATTAGCGGGACGCTACACCTCGATTTATTCTTCGTGATGCGCTAATCCCGCTATTAGCGGGACGCTACACCTCGATTTATTCTTCGTGATGCGCTAATCCCGCTATTAGCGGGACGCTACACCTCGATTTATTCTTCGTGATGCGCTAATCCTCCCGCGCTTCGCGGGACGGGACGCTACACCTCGATTTATTTTTCGTGATGCGCTAATCCTCCCGCGCTTCGCGGGACGGGACGCTACACCTCGATTTATTCTTCGTGATGCGCTAATCCTCCCGCGCTTCGCGGGACGGGACGCTACACCTCGATTTATTCTTCGTGATGCGCTAATCCTCCCGCGCTTCGCGGGACGGGACGCTACACCTCGATTTATTCTTCGTGATGCGCTAATCCCGCTATTAGCGGGACGCTACACCTCGATTTATTTTTCCTGATGCGCTAATCCTCCCGCGCTTCGCGGGACGGGACGCTACA
This genomic window contains:
- a CDS encoding aldehyde dehydrogenase family protein — protein: MQNFGIKEALKTLGIKSSNMGTSTGKKWLRSTGKSITSYSPADGKVIGRVQSTDEKAFTKVIDQAQRAFLEWRLLPAPKRGEVVRQIGEALRKYKEPLGKLVSYEMGKSYQEGLGEVQEMIDICDFAVGLSRQLNGMTMHSERPSHRMYEQYHPLGVVGIISAFNFPVAVWSWNSMLAWVCGDVCIWKPSEKTPLCSIACQNIVMKVFAKNNVPEGVSCIVNGDYRVGQLMCENENVPLVSATGSVRMGKAVGKTVSERLGRALLELGGNNAIIISENANLDMAIRGALFGAVGTAGQRCTTTRRLIIHESVYEEVKSRLKKAYSNLNIGNPLDQTNHVGPLIDKLAVKAYSNALRKVRQEGGKMVVSGGVLKGKGFQSGCYVKPAVAEVKNHFEIVQQETFAPILYLLKYKSIEEAIALQNGVKQGLSSAVMTSNLQEAEKFLSHAGSDCGIANVNIGTSGAEIGGAFGGEKETGGGRESGSDSWKVYMRRQTNTINFGSSLPLAQGIKFDI
- a CDS encoding trypsin-like peptidase domain-containing protein is translated as MKRWLLFALVIVSALIGAMFGTLLTLKYFADRPSYHSIEERQNLQTANFLRDTSFRIPSGLNFEAAAKMVTPAVVHIRTVYGLGNFSLNALDNYLNPHAQSSGSGVVISDDGYIVTNHHVIEDATSIEVVMNNNQRFFAKVIGRDPSTDLALIKVKAKNLPFVKYGNSDNVTMGEWVLAIGNPFDLNSTVTAGIVSARARNIGILRDKNNLQIESFIQTDAAVNPGNSGGALVNLEGELIGINSAIATATGSYSGYSFAIPVSLVKKIMDDLLEYGEVQRGLLGVQIADVTAALADEEKLDVVQGVFIRSVNKGSAAEQAGIETGDVITEINQHHVSGVSEMQEWVARNRPGQVIHVTYRRSGKDHQVKAVLRKLDGTNELKKMDYPIVSGLEVEDLSYGELNKLSLDGAVRVKSLTESHWKKSGLKENFIITHIDKIPVDNVSDFNRIMEMKKGGVLVEGIFESGEMGVFGVEIE
- a CDS encoding Hsp20/alpha crystallin family protein, which gives rise to MSIIRYNPADFVPTTFSNLVDRFFNESVARSGGSQFVPKVDIIENENAFEIHFAVPGLNKDDFSIEIKDNYLTVSGERKFSNEKKDKNFHSIETNYGSFSRSFSLPENVNADKTQAKYTNGILELTLPKDEKKALKQTIKVS
- a CDS encoding ATP-binding cassette domain-containing protein, yielding MPIVSFRNTSLQYGNQLTIRVCYIEVTENKTTAIVGKSGSGKSNLLQPIIGLERPTPGEVQVFGQRLNYQAIQTVRLRCDFMVQGSGLFPAACGHLSCFVLNPTLSLMDEPFGALDSITHSEIHQEIVQLQKLQPRTNLLVTHDAGYFSLLTC
- a CDS encoding sodium-dependent bicarbonate transport family permease; amino-acid sequence: MVLAFLLGIVAARLKRDLKFPEGLFTSFTIYLPVAIGMKGGCKLSLASFDEVIYPAIAAV
- the gap gene encoding type I glyceraldehyde-3-phosphate dehydrogenase → MTKVGINGFGRIGRLAFRAAIHRKDIEIVGINDLVDPDYMAYMLKYDSTHGKFEGTVEVKDKHLVVNGKTIRVTAEKDPANLKWNEVGAEIIIESTGLFLTIADCQKHITAGAKKVVMSAPAKDDTPTFVMGVNHKKLTSAHTIVSNASCTTNCLAPIAKVLNDKFGIVEGLMSTVHAVTATQKTVDGPSAKDWRGGRGGFSNIIPSSTGAAKAVGLVLPELKGKLTGMSFRVPVADVSVVDLTVRLEKAATYEQVKAAMKEASEGELKGILGYTEDDVVSQDFLGDERTSIFDAKAGIALNDHFVKVVSWYDNEWGYSNKLIDLVSELAKV
- a CDS encoding aspartate aminotransferase family protein; amino-acid sequence: MTSEQIFLQYLAPTSPHPFLIEVEKAEGVYLYSPNGKKYIDMISGIAVSNVGHRHPTVIQAIKTQLDKHLHVMVYGEYIQSASNQLATKLASLLPPSLSCSYFVNSGTEANEAALKLAKRITGRTEIISCKKSYHGSTHGSLSVSGNEKKKQAFLPLLPDVRFIEFNNEGELEQITTRTACVIMETIQGDAGVRVPTKKYLQAVRQRCTEVGAILIFDEIQCGVGRTGKLFAFEHFGVAPDILTIAKAFGGGLPIGAFISSYENMQLLTHNPMLGHITTFGGNPVCCASALATLQVIEEENLLMDVELKGKLIEELLRHPKIKEVRRIGLMFAFDFDTEERVNNIVQYCKEHGVICYWFLSHPNSFRIAPPLTITKEEIKLACAVIKEAIEKS
- a CDS encoding N(4)-(beta-N-acetylglucosaminyl)-L-asparaginase, with the protein product MKTTRRKFIKLGAAAASLPIASAFAKSKMVTKPVVISTWNFGLQANEAAWAILSKGGKALDAVEAGARVPEGDPKETSVGLGGLPDREGHVTLDACIMDENGNIGSVAFLEHIVHPVSVARKVMEKTPHVMLVGEGALQFALANGFKKEKLLTKESEQAWKEWLKEKKYKPIANIENHDTIGILALDTNGNLSGACTTSGMAYKMRGRVGDSPIIGAGLYVDNEIGAATSTGVGEEVIRIVGCHLVVELMRQGNSPEVACKLAVERIIQKNPDKAKTIQVGFLALNKNGEYGAYCLQKGFTFAVYQPTGNTLTESKSIF
- a CDS encoding type II toxin-antitoxin system RelE/ParE family toxin, with translation MRVEFLSKFNDDLDSISQLSVKIAIKKVIESIEASESIRQIQNAKKLVGYKNAYRVRVGNYRIGFYLENNLVQLARVKNRKDIYKLFP
- a CDS encoding copper homeostasis protein CutC; the protein is MLLEVVVYNIESALRAQQGGADRIELCDNPAEGGTTPSYGIIEAVRQNISMDVYVMMRPRGGDFLYSNYEFHSMKRDIYQCQKLSVDGIVLGILTPEGRIDKKRCKELIDIARPLKVTCHRAFDMARDPFEALEDCIEIGFHRILTSGRQPQALAGAELIGELINKANGRIAIMPGSGVNENTVQEIVRKTNCKEIHFSATAFREGGMIYKNESIAGMGSDEGSEYKLRTVDVERVKRMRELASLSK
- a CDS encoding GIY-YIG nuclease family protein; the protein is MAFTVYVLFSKSTQKFYCGQTDDFELRISRHNAGMVKSTKNGSPWIKIWTLNIATRTEALALERKIKKRGISRYLIDAGVEIKIEVPRIDED